From Manduca sexta isolate Smith_Timp_Sample1 chromosome 21, JHU_Msex_v1.0, whole genome shotgun sequence, the proteins below share one genomic window:
- the LOC115442241 gene encoding synaptic vesicle glycoprotein 2A, whose product MIFKCCYSQTKMKGKVDVQSDLTFETKVKEMENVDLEDALDLAGYGKYQWFHSSLMLFTLLATVLEMIGIAFVMPTATCDLEIPDNLKGILTSIPNIGVILTATLWGRAADTLGRKPVLIISSAISGLLGLAAAFMPNLLGFALFKLASSLFLSCPSSICFAYACEIMPMKYRDITVLVCNGLLMLLSILSPALAWLILPYSWRLEIGTLVFRPWRLLTVVYVMPLIIAAAFMLGMQESPKFLAARGKWQESLAVLRKVYSTNTGLAPEEYQVKSLNSSSDTVSEGSSDSNGELAPGPRKLSAMSLLKPPHFKWLALTSFLTFGIMSVLNGLFLFAPDILNRALDGSEDEVGTICVLLNQNGNSTDTGACVDDISHETFQIMVITTLIFGVIVMAASVMPLSKKVVLVTMFTIVGAACLTSVLTTNIVLVGVTMSSLQLSSLGMGPVIAYAVSLFPTSLRGTAVGAVLMFGRLGSAVGANVAGLLLAAACTATFYGFTALLLLCAALSFLLPEDNSRDEDSSSQL is encoded by the exons atgatttttaaatgttgttaCAGTCAAACAAAAATGAAGGGAAAGGTTGACGTGCAAAGTGACTTAACATTTGAGACTAAAGTAAAAGAAATGGAGAATGTGGATTTAGAAGATGCTTTAGATTTGGCAG GCTACGGAAAGTATCAGTGGTTCCACAGCAGCCTGATGCTGTTTACGTTGCTGGCGACCGTGCTGGAGATGATCGGCATCGCGTTCGTAATGCCAACTGCCACGTGTGACCTTGAGATCCCAGATAACTTGAAAGGCATTCTCACATCCATACCTAATATTG GGGTGATACTGACAGCGACGCTGTGGGGTCGCGCGGCGGACACCCTGGGCCGAAAACCAGTGCTAATCATCTCGTCAGCTATATCGGGGCTCTTGGGCCTGGCTGCTGCATTCATGCCGAATCTCTTAGGGTTCGCGCTGTTTAAATTGGCTAGCTCTTTGTT TTTATCGTGTCCCTCGTCAATCTGCTTCGCATACGCGTGCGAGATCATGCCAATGAAGTATCGAGATATAACTGTGCTCGTATGTAACGGACTTCTCATGCTGCTATCAATCCTCAGTCCAG CTCTTGCTTGGCTAATCCTCCCTTATTCCTGGCGGCTTGAGATAGGCACGCTCGTCTTCCGACCCTGGCGCCTCCTCACCGTGGTCTATGTAATGCCTCTGATCATTGCCGCAGCCTTTATGCTAGGAATGCAGGAGAGCCCCAAGTTTCTAGCCGCCAGGGGAAAATGGCAAGAATCATTGGCAGTATTGCGTAAAGTGTATTCTACTAATACTGGCTTGGCACCAGAGGAGTACCAG GTAAAGTCCTTGAATAGCTCCTCGGACACGGTGAGTGAGGGATCGAGCGACTCCAACGGCGAGCTGGCTCCGGGTCCTCGCAAGCTGAGTGCGATGTCGCTGCTGAAGCCTCCACACTTCAAGTGGCTCGCACTTACCAGCTTCCTCACATTTGGTATCATGTCTGT ACTGAACGGACTGTTTCTCTTTGCCCCCGATATACTAAACAGGGCTTTAGATGGATCGGAGGACGAAGTTGGCACTATTTGTGTTCTACTTAACCAGAATGGCAATTCG actGACACCGGCGCATGCGTGGACGACATCTCTCACGAAACGTTCCAGATCATGGTGATCACCACGCTCATATTTGGCGTGATTGTGATGGCTGCCAGCGTGATGCCGCTCTCCAAGAAGGTGGTGCTGGTCACAATGTTCACCATTGTTGGTGCCGCATGTCTCACTTCTGTGTTAACTACGAACAT CGTTCTCGTCGGAGTAACCATGTCCTCTCTTCAGCTGTCTTCGCTGGGCATGGGACCCGTCATAGCCTACGCTGTTAGTCTTTTCCCGACGAGTTTAAG GGGTACAGCGGTGGGCGCGGTACTCATGTTCGGACGACTGGGCTCCGCCGTCGGTGCCAACGTAGCCGGGCTGTTACTAGCCGCCGCTTGCACCGCCACCTTCTACGGGTTCACAGCTCTATTACTCT tgtgtGCAGCTCTGAGCTTTCTCCTGCCCGAAGATAACTCGAGAGATGAAGATTCTAGCagccaattataa